Proteins encoded in a region of the Nocardia asteroides genome:
- a CDS encoding TIGR03617 family F420-dependent LLM class oxidoreductase, whose protein sequence is MKVHLQVTGAPRQVATDARELAATGADGLFTFEGPHDVFFPLVLAAGATSVELMTNVAIAGPRSPMHLAHAAYDLQIYSEGRFRLGLGSQIRAHIEKRYGSSWGAPAQRTAESVAAVKSIFTAWEGLGPLNFRGEYYTHTLMPPTFDPGPNPFGPPPVLMGALGPVMTRKAAEVADGLLVMPFNSRRHFTERTLPAIAEGLRLSSRTAEEFPVIGQVMVALGRTEEALSTAVDGVGSLIAFYGSTPAYRPVLEVEGWTQLHTRLHALSKTGGFAEMRSLVTGEMVRTIGVVGTPRECAAQIRARFGDIDEVCCYFPGYTPDAADVADLVDALHENRK, encoded by the coding sequence ATGAAGGTTCATCTACAGGTCACCGGAGCGCCCCGGCAGGTCGCGACCGATGCGCGCGAGCTGGCCGCGACCGGGGCCGACGGCCTGTTCACGTTCGAGGGACCACACGACGTGTTCTTCCCGCTCGTCCTCGCGGCAGGCGCGACGTCGGTGGAACTGATGACGAACGTGGCGATCGCCGGGCCACGCAGCCCGATGCACCTGGCGCATGCGGCCTACGACCTGCAGATCTACAGCGAGGGAAGGTTCCGGCTCGGGCTGGGCTCGCAGATCCGCGCCCACATCGAGAAGCGCTACGGCAGCAGCTGGGGTGCGCCGGCGCAGCGCACGGCGGAGAGTGTGGCGGCGGTGAAGTCGATCTTCACCGCGTGGGAAGGATTGGGGCCATTGAACTTTCGGGGTGAGTACTACACGCACACCCTGATGCCGCCCACGTTCGATCCGGGGCCGAATCCGTTCGGTCCGCCACCGGTGCTGATGGGCGCGCTCGGGCCGGTGATGACCCGCAAGGCCGCGGAGGTCGCCGACGGACTGCTGGTCATGCCTTTCAACAGCAGGCGGCACTTCACCGAGCGCACGCTGCCCGCCATTGCCGAGGGACTACGCCTGTCCAGCCGGACCGCCGAGGAATTCCCGGTGATCGGTCAGGTCATGGTGGCGCTCGGACGGACCGAGGAGGCACTGTCCACCGCGGTGGACGGGGTGGGCTCGCTGATCGCGTTCTACGGTTCCACGCCCGCCTATCGGCCGGTCCTCGAGGTCGAGGGATGGACGCAGCTGCACACCCGGCTCCACGCGTTGTCCAAGACAGGCGGCTTCGCGGAGATGCGGTCGCTGGTGACCGGCGAGATGGTGCGCACGATCGGGGTGGTCGGCACCCCGCGCGAGTGCGCGGCGCAGATCCGAGCCCGTTTCGGCGATATCGACGAGGTGTGCTGCTATTTCCCGGGCTACACGCCGGACGCCGCGGACGTCGCCGACCTGGTGGACGCGTTGCACGAAAACCGGAAATAA
- a CDS encoding PepSY domain-containing protein, which yields MKATLRRALPGRRGLLAGAAVVAVLIGGPVALYAATSPQGPDRHAVAAYLPDDWALTAAPTIGRQQAIDKAIEAVPGSTVVSAELDGEGRTTVWEVELRTSDGIEHEVTIDANNGTVLGTVKQD from the coding sequence ATGAAAGCCACACTTCGCCGGGCGCTTCCCGGTCGGCGCGGCCTGCTCGCAGGCGCCGCTGTCGTCGCTGTCCTCATCGGTGGCCCCGTGGCGCTGTACGCCGCCACGAGCCCGCAAGGGCCCGATCGGCACGCTGTCGCCGCCTATCTGCCGGATGACTGGGCGCTCACCGCGGCTCCCACGATCGGCAGGCAGCAAGCCATCGACAAGGCGATCGAAGCCGTGCCCGGCAGCACCGTCGTCTCCGCCGAACTCGATGGCGAGGGGAGGACCACGGTGTGGGAGGTCGAACTGCGGACGTCCGACGGCATCGAGCACGAGGTGACGATCGATGCGAACAACGGCACCGTCCTCGGCACGGTGAAACAGGATTGA
- a CDS encoding DNA topoisomerase IB: MRLRRSRPYDGGVERLRRGRGFGYRTAQGEPVHDDATLERIRALAIPPAWRKVWICPHENGHIQAVGVDAAGRRQYLYHEQWRKDRDEEKFDRVLALAARLPEIRARVRDDLAVRGLARRRVEAVAFDLVDRGEEYAEEHGTRGVATLLREQVRVSGERMFFDYVAKGGIRRQVSVRDQLLAKAVRALLRARTSSDRLLVYRDDARASYVDPRVVTAFENGTTVAAALRRASRADSADAEREVIDRAVIRMLRRSR, from the coding sequence ATGCGATTGCGCCGCAGCCGACCGTATGACGGGGGAGTAGAACGCCTCCGGCGCGGGCGCGGGTTCGGTTACCGCACTGCGCAGGGCGAACCCGTGCATGACGACGCGACACTGGAGCGTATTCGCGCGCTGGCGATCCCGCCCGCGTGGCGAAAGGTGTGGATCTGTCCACACGAGAACGGTCATATCCAGGCTGTCGGCGTCGACGCTGCGGGGCGGCGCCAATACCTCTACCACGAGCAGTGGCGCAAAGACCGGGACGAGGAGAAGTTCGACCGGGTCTTGGCGCTGGCCGCCCGATTGCCGGAGATCCGAGCGCGGGTCCGGGATGATCTCGCCGTGCGAGGCTTGGCCCGGCGGCGGGTGGAGGCGGTCGCGTTCGATCTCGTGGATCGGGGAGAGGAATACGCGGAAGAGCACGGCACCCGGGGAGTCGCCACTCTGCTGCGTGAGCAGGTCCGTGTGTCCGGGGAGCGGATGTTCTTCGATTACGTGGCCAAGGGCGGTATCCGGCGACAAGTGAGTGTTCGTGATCAACTGCTCGCCAAGGCCGTCCGCGCTCTGCTGCGTGCCAGAACGAGTTCCGATCGGCTGCTGGTGTACCGGGACGACGCCCGGGCGTCCTACGTCGACCCACGTGTCGTGACAGCCTTCGAGAACGGCACGACCGTCGCCGCGGCCCTCCGGCGCGCGAGCCGGGCCGATTCCGCCGATGCGGAGCGGGAGGTCATCGACAGAGCGGTGATTCGGATGCTCCGTCGGTCGCGCTGA
- a CDS encoding DUF4185 domain-containing protein, with product MPKIKNLNPVPMADIGGSDLFIPFRMPSGEIGYVLGDTFSGTEPRVGGPNWRSPMLLRSNTHDISRPIEFHSAARNARQLWDYVHNNPEYSTILPCDAITIGGRIYLWVMVTQGLANERWCEIRYSDDNGESWTDTAVRWSTSVYGGKRTMISWERGGDGYVYVISTGGLARNKNMLLWRVVESHTALIDPAAWQGWGWNGQNWGWGRDPGGDPRFGILADGTRLGEIGLRRIQGNWVMSGFDAGAYGAFVKVAARITDNWRTALTYRPVKGSFWAPGGPDIVPRLYGCYAHPDSRFDGAFGMIVSEWAESGMPYRGMQFRIYGIRPAAALV from the coding sequence ATGCCCAAGATCAAGAATTTGAATCCCGTGCCGATGGCGGACATCGGTGGCTCGGATCTCTTCATCCCCTTCCGAATGCCCAGTGGTGAGATCGGATATGTCCTCGGCGACACCTTTTCCGGCACCGAACCGAGGGTGGGCGGCCCGAATTGGCGTTCGCCCATGCTGTTGCGCAGCAATACCCACGACATATCCAGACCTATCGAATTCCACTCTGCCGCACGGAATGCCAGGCAGCTCTGGGATTACGTGCACAACAATCCGGAGTACTCCACCATCCTGCCCTGCGACGCGATAACGATCGGCGGCCGAATCTATCTGTGGGTGATGGTCACCCAAGGGCTGGCCAACGAGCGGTGGTGCGAGATCCGCTATTCCGACGACAACGGAGAGAGCTGGACCGACACCGCGGTCCGGTGGTCGACCAGCGTCTACGGCGGCAAACGCACCATGATCTCCTGGGAGCGCGGCGGCGACGGCTATGTCTACGTCATCTCCACCGGGGGGCTCGCCCGAAACAAGAACATGCTGTTGTGGCGAGTCGTCGAGAGCCATACCGCGCTCATCGACCCGGCGGCCTGGCAGGGTTGGGGCTGGAACGGGCAGAATTGGGGCTGGGGCCGGGATCCCGGCGGTGATCCGCGCTTCGGCATCCTGGCCGACGGCACGAGGCTCGGTGAGATCGGATTGCGCCGCATCCAAGGGAATTGGGTGATGTCCGGTTTCGACGCGGGAGCCTACGGGGCCTTCGTCAAGGTGGCCGCGCGGATCACCGACAACTGGCGCACGGCCCTGACCTATCGTCCGGTGAAGGGATCCTTCTGGGCGCCGGGCGGCCCGGATATCGTGCCGCGTCTCTACGGTTGTTACGCCCACCCCGACAGCAGATTCGACGGCGCGTTCGGCATGATCGTCAGCGAATGGGCGGAATCCGGTATGCCCTATCGCGGTATGCAATTCCGAATATACGGAATACGGCCCGCCGCGGCGCTCGTCTAG
- a CDS encoding SpoIIE family protein phosphatase, protein MSALLADFLDAYADALRRHMDSPAQAGLAEGYELGRRALVEGISLLDLTENHFRVVQDVEERRQHEIAPQTGESGARLPETALEFLLQTLVPLDIATRGYLDGTRRYEQQRSRADDLAGRDAFRTALVESLQDGFFVADAQGTIIEVNTAFGALTGYGAAGVPYPLPHPWSAPEGPRYPDLGTEAQRFVIPIRHRDGRNVWLAVSTSALIRPEGNERIFVGTIRDVTAEHDAQARDQAASRLATAVGAATSVVEVLAVGLDELRRTVGAETAVVAVWPSRNAAPEVYISGAGADGASHNGADSLDDRSRALLDRARRRPPRSLLAIPEGAESSEGIVAPLGETGDAAMWLRFAAPRAISAADWTLFSLLIGHLSLAVQRARNFDQARATSLTLQRAMLGPIDLPPRFSVHYEPALPPLEIGGDWYDVVPLRDGTIGVVVGDCVGRGLSAAVVMGQLRTAARALLLRGAGPAQLLAELDTVAARIPGAMCTTVCAAVLDPVRGLVRYSSAGHMPPILADVARTGRLLEGGRSVPLATFDPPRRPEATTALTPGSTLVLFTDGLVEQRGVDIDDGFAKIAAVLADTYGRLPREVADAVLSSLRPTVGYDDDVAMVVYRQPPAPLRLDVPARADELAVLRRTLKGWLAAAAVPHDLAADLVAAANEACSNSIEHAYRNDDTGRVRLSATCDLDTVVIVVTDTGDWKPQAADPGYRGRGIDMMRALTEELDIDHSGPGTTVRMSVTLPAITFPVANPLRGTNRRIAG, encoded by the coding sequence ATGAGCGCCTTGCTGGCCGACTTCCTGGACGCCTACGCCGACGCGCTACGGCGGCACATGGACTCGCCCGCCCAGGCCGGTCTCGCCGAGGGATACGAACTCGGCAGGCGCGCCCTGGTCGAAGGCATCAGCCTGCTCGATCTCACCGAGAACCACTTCCGGGTGGTTCAGGACGTGGAGGAGCGGCGACAGCACGAGATCGCGCCGCAGACCGGTGAATCCGGCGCCCGCCTGCCGGAAACCGCACTGGAATTCCTGTTGCAGACCCTCGTCCCGCTGGACATCGCCACCCGCGGCTATCTGGATGGCACCCGCCGCTACGAGCAACAACGTTCCCGCGCCGATGATCTGGCCGGACGCGACGCCTTCCGCACCGCGCTGGTGGAATCGCTGCAGGACGGCTTTTTCGTCGCCGACGCGCAGGGCACCATCATCGAGGTCAACACCGCCTTCGGCGCATTGACCGGCTACGGCGCCGCCGGTGTCCCCTATCCGCTGCCGCATCCGTGGTCGGCCCCGGAGGGTCCGCGCTATCCCGATCTCGGTACCGAGGCGCAGCGCTTCGTCATCCCGATCCGGCACCGCGACGGGCGCAACGTGTGGCTCGCGGTGAGCACCAGCGCGCTGATCAGGCCGGAGGGCAACGAGCGGATCTTCGTCGGCACCATCCGCGACGTCACCGCCGAACACGACGCGCAGGCACGCGATCAAGCCGCGTCCCGCCTCGCCACCGCGGTGGGCGCGGCCACCAGTGTGGTCGAGGTGCTCGCCGTCGGGCTCGACGAGTTGCGCCGCACCGTGGGCGCGGAGACCGCGGTGGTGGCGGTGTGGCCGAGCCGCAACGCCGCGCCGGAGGTGTACATCTCCGGAGCGGGCGCCGACGGCGCGTCCCACAACGGCGCCGACTCCCTCGACGACCGGTCACGCGCACTGCTGGACCGGGCCAGACGCAGACCGCCACGCAGCCTGCTGGCCATTCCGGAAGGGGCCGAAAGCTCCGAGGGGATCGTCGCGCCGCTCGGGGAGACCGGCGACGCGGCGATGTGGCTGCGTTTCGCCGCGCCCCGCGCGATCAGCGCCGCGGATTGGACGCTGTTCTCACTGCTGATCGGCCATCTCAGCCTCGCGGTTCAGCGCGCGCGCAACTTCGACCAGGCCCGCGCCACCTCGCTCACCCTGCAGCGCGCGATGCTCGGCCCGATCGACCTGCCGCCGCGTTTCTCGGTGCACTACGAGCCCGCTCTGCCGCCGCTGGAGATCGGTGGCGACTGGTACGACGTGGTGCCGCTGCGCGACGGCACCATCGGCGTGGTCGTGGGCGACTGCGTCGGTCGCGGACTGTCCGCCGCGGTCGTCATGGGTCAGTTGCGGACCGCCGCCCGTGCGCTGCTACTGCGCGGCGCGGGACCGGCGCAGCTGCTCGCCGAACTCGACACCGTCGCCGCGCGCATCCCCGGCGCCATGTGCACCACGGTCTGCGCCGCCGTGCTGGACCCGGTGCGCGGCCTGGTGCGCTACAGCAGCGCCGGTCACATGCCGCCGATTCTCGCCGACGTCGCCAGGACGGGTCGCCTGCTCGAGGGCGGGCGCTCGGTGCCGCTGGCCACCTTCGACCCGCCGCGTCGGCCGGAGGCCACCACGGCGCTCACGCCCGGTTCGACGCTGGTGCTGTTCACCGACGGTTTGGTCGAACAGCGCGGCGTCGACATCGATGACGGGTTCGCCAAGATCGCCGCGGTTCTCGCCGACACCTACGGACGGCTGCCGCGCGAGGTGGCCGACGCGGTGCTCTCGAGCCTGCGCCCGACGGTGGGTTACGACGACGACGTGGCCATGGTCGTCTACCGCCAGCCGCCGGCGCCGCTGCGGCTGGACGTGCCCGCACGAGCGGACGAACTCGCGGTGCTGCGGCGCACGCTGAAAGGATGGCTCGCCGCCGCGGCGGTGCCGCACGACTTGGCCGCCGATCTCGTGGCCGCGGCCAACGAGGCGTGCAGCAACAGCATCGAGCACGCCTACCGCAACGACGACACCGGCCGGGTGCGGCTGTCGGCCACCTGCGATCTCGACACCGTCGTCATCGTGGTCACCGACACCGGCGACTGGAAGCCACAGGCCGCGGATCCCGGGTATCGCGGCCGCGGCATCGACATGATGCGCGCGCTGACCGAGGAGCTCGATATCGACCACTCCGGACCGGGCACGACCGTGCGGATGTCGGTGACGCTGCCCGCGATCACCTTCCCGGTGGCCAATCCGTTGCGAGGAACGAACCGCCGAATTGCCGGCTGA
- a CDS encoding SpoIIE family protein phosphatase has product MHEDGFIGRIEWAVAGRALPGQQVSGDRGVVLDTGGGTVLFAVLDGLGHGAAAADAADRAARVLSENRAEPLDVLMVLCHRAMADTRGAAISLALFDEGDRVRWLGVGNVESQVLTAGPAGLKVHATVLLTAGIVGYRLPSNLQPQSVSVRPGDLLLMSTDGIVTESAARIDLSKSTADITADILARHAKDTDDALVLAARHRGAGGTAG; this is encoded by the coding sequence GTGCATGAGGACGGGTTCATCGGCCGGATCGAGTGGGCGGTGGCCGGTCGGGCACTACCGGGTCAACAGGTCTCCGGTGACCGCGGCGTCGTCCTCGACACCGGCGGGGGCACAGTCCTGTTCGCGGTCCTGGACGGGCTCGGGCACGGCGCCGCCGCGGCGGACGCGGCCGACCGCGCCGCACGAGTGCTGTCGGAGAATCGGGCCGAACCGCTGGACGTGCTGATGGTGCTGTGCCACCGCGCGATGGCCGACACGCGCGGAGCGGCGATCTCGCTCGCACTGTTCGACGAGGGCGACAGGGTGCGCTGGCTCGGCGTCGGAAATGTCGAATCCCAGGTGCTGACCGCGGGGCCCGCGGGTCTGAAGGTGCACGCGACGGTACTGCTCACCGCGGGCATCGTGGGCTACCGCCTTCCGTCGAACCTCCAGCCGCAGTCGGTCTCCGTCCGCCCCGGCGACCTACTGCTGATGTCCACCGACGGCATTGTCACCGAATCCGCCGCGCGGATCGACCTTTCCAAGTCGACCGCCGACATCACCGCGGACATACTCGCCCGGCATGCCAAAGACACCGACGACGCGCTGGTGCTGGCGGCGCGGCACCGCGGTGCGGGAGGAACGGCCGGATGA
- a CDS encoding ATP-binding protein, with translation MAAENVVIAVRVSGDIVTARQAGRELAAKLGFTLTDRTMISTAISEIARNITSYAGSGEIRLLVDDREGRQALVVQAEDQGPGINDIARALEDGYSTGRGLGLGLPGARRLMDRLTVDSGPGRGTLVEMWKWVPNGA, from the coding sequence GTGGCCGCTGAGAACGTGGTGATCGCGGTCAGGGTGTCCGGGGACATCGTGACCGCACGTCAAGCCGGACGCGAACTGGCAGCGAAGCTCGGATTCACCCTCACCGATCGAACGATGATCTCCACGGCGATCTCCGAGATCGCTCGCAACATCACCAGTTACGCGGGCAGTGGCGAGATCCGATTGCTGGTCGACGATCGAGAGGGCCGCCAAGCGCTGGTGGTGCAGGCCGAGGATCAAGGGCCCGGCATCAACGACATCGCCCGCGCGCTGGAGGACGGCTACTCCACCGGCCGCGGTCTCGGGCTCGGCCTTCCCGGCGCCCGGCGGTTGATGGACCGGCTGACCGTCGACTCGGGGCCGGGGCGCGGCACGCTGGTGGAGATGTGGAAGTGGGTACCGAACGGTGCATGA
- a CDS encoding STAS domain-containing protein: protein MPVPILKQGTYLIASVQSALTDADTERLQDDLMKQVSKYRAHGIIVDVTAIDVMDSFAARSLRTIAHMTQLRGAETVIVGLQPEVAFAMVQLGLTFEDMHTALDLEEGLAWLNRKTPARRQRDGRDSGR, encoded by the coding sequence ATGCCGGTTCCGATTCTGAAACAGGGTACGTATCTCATCGCGTCGGTTCAGTCCGCATTGACCGATGCCGATACCGAGCGCCTGCAGGACGACCTGATGAAACAGGTCAGCAAATATCGGGCACACGGCATCATCGTCGATGTCACCGCCATCGACGTGATGGATTCGTTCGCCGCGAGATCGTTGCGTACCATCGCGCACATGACGCAGCTGCGCGGCGCCGAAACGGTGATCGTCGGTCTGCAACCAGAAGTCGCGTTCGCCATGGTCCAGCTCGGTCTCACTTTCGAGGACATGCACACGGCCCTCGATCTGGAAGAGGGTCTCGCCTGGTTGAACCGAAAGACCCCAGCCCGTCGCCAGCGAGACGGTCGTGACAGTGGCCGCTGA
- a CDS encoding STAS domain-containing protein — MSEVSISLSADSLAAGPIDQLLPQLVEHLRQNRTALREEWARRIADAQLLTAMTPEEIFSEATSIYDGYVDVLETGSVEALQAYARDLSERIIPRGVETDEVIGIVLLLRDVLARSLFEKYQSDFELLNKVLDAYEPAANRIANTVTVSFVQERERVIRQQQEAIRELSTPVLQVREQLLILPIIGVLDSQRARQLTEQLLRAIRANRAKVVVIDITGVPAIDSTVANHLVQTVDASGLMGANVIITGLSSEIALTLVTIGLDLSKMNAVGDLQGGIEEAERLLGYEVSRVTERVTERDGR, encoded by the coding sequence ATGTCCGAGGTGTCCATAAGCCTTTCGGCGGATTCCCTGGCCGCGGGACCGATCGACCAGTTGCTGCCGCAGCTCGTCGAGCACCTGCGCCAGAACCGCACCGCGCTGCGTGAAGAGTGGGCCCGCCGCATCGCCGACGCCCAGCTACTGACCGCCATGACCCCGGAAGAGATCTTCTCCGAGGCGACCTCGATCTACGACGGATACGTCGACGTGCTCGAGACCGGTAGCGTCGAAGCGCTGCAGGCCTACGCGCGCGACCTGTCCGAACGCATCATCCCGAGAGGCGTCGAAACCGACGAGGTCATCGGCATCGTGCTGCTGTTGCGCGATGTGCTCGCGCGCAGCCTCTTCGAGAAGTATCAGTCGGACTTCGAACTGCTCAACAAGGTGCTCGATGCCTACGAACCGGCCGCCAACCGCATCGCCAACACCGTGACCGTCTCCTTCGTCCAGGAGCGCGAACGCGTCATCCGCCAGCAGCAGGAAGCCATCCGCGAGCTGTCCACGCCGGTGCTCCAGGTGCGTGAGCAGCTGCTGATCCTGCCGATCATCGGCGTGCTGGACAGCCAGCGCGCCCGCCAGCTCACCGAGCAGCTGCTGCGCGCCATCCGGGCCAACCGCGCGAAGGTCGTCGTCATCGACATCACCGGTGTGCCGGCGATCGACTCCACGGTGGCCAACCACCTCGTGCAGACCGTCGACGCGTCCGGGCTCATGGGCGCGAACGTGATCATCACGGGCTTGTCCTCGGAGATCGCGCTCACCCTGGTCACCATCGGATTGGATCTGTCGAAGATGAACGCGGTCGGCGACCTGCAGGGTGGTATCGAGGAAGCGGAACGGCTGTTGGGCTACGAGGTTTCCCGCGTCACCGAACGGGTTACCGAACGCGACGGCCGCTGA
- the mftR gene encoding mycofactocin system transcriptional regulator (MftR, the mycofactocin system transcriptional regulator, is an uncharacterized TetR family DNA-binding transcription factor. Its role is inferred by context. It occurs as part of the biosynthesis locus for mycofactocin, a partially characterized electron carrier derived from the terminal Val-Tyr dipeptide of the precursor peptide MftA, through a radical SAM enzyme-mediated process.) yields the protein MLEKTRGRPRGTTKRELELIAMRLFTEQGFDETTVEQIAAAAGISGRTFFRYFPTKAEVLWWQFDDEVAALRAAFASVPDDVPMMAAVRRVVVNANQYRAEDVPELRTRMQLVATVPALAATAGAHYDAWERAVSAFAAGRLGRPEDELIPLAVGRTTLAAARAAFDAWLSRADADLTVYLDEALAALERGFATVP from the coding sequence ATGCTGGAGAAAACGCGCGGCCGCCCACGAGGCACCACCAAACGCGAACTCGAACTGATCGCCATGCGGCTGTTCACCGAGCAGGGCTTCGACGAGACCACTGTCGAGCAGATCGCCGCCGCCGCGGGCATCAGCGGCCGCACCTTCTTCCGTTACTTTCCCACCAAAGCGGAGGTGCTCTGGTGGCAGTTCGACGACGAGGTCGCCGCACTGCGCGCCGCGTTCGCATCGGTCCCGGACGATGTTCCGATGATGGCCGCCGTGCGCCGGGTCGTGGTGAACGCCAATCAATATCGCGCCGAGGACGTGCCGGAACTGCGCACCCGCATGCAGCTGGTCGCCACCGTCCCCGCGCTGGCCGCCACCGCGGGCGCGCACTACGACGCCTGGGAGCGCGCGGTCAGCGCCTTCGCGGCGGGCCGGCTCGGCCGGCCGGAGGACGAGCTCATCCCCCTCGCCGTCGGCCGCACCACCCTGGCCGCGGCGCGCGCCGCGTTCGACGCCTGGCTGTCGCGCGCGGACGCGGACCTCACCGTGTATTTGGACGAGGCGCTGGCAGCGCTGGAACGCGGGTTCGCTACGGTGCCGTGA
- the mftE gene encoding mycofactocin biosynthesis peptidyl-dipeptidase MftE: protein MLADLTWPEAGARATAGAILAVPVGATEQHGPHLPLSTDTDLAAALCARLAAARSDVLVGPAIAYGASGEHAGFPGTLSIGQAALELLVVELCRSATDTFDRILLVNWHGGNIEPLRRAKDLLRAESRDVRLHLPRFDGDPHAGRSETALQLALAPERVRGDRAVAGDTRPLAELLPLLRAGGVRAVSPNGVLGDPAGATAAEGAALLDHLSADLLDRTRLWWPERNSPERTGI from the coding sequence ATGTTGGCGGATCTCACCTGGCCCGAGGCGGGCGCGCGCGCGACGGCGGGTGCGATCCTGGCCGTGCCGGTCGGGGCGACCGAGCAGCACGGCCCGCATCTGCCGCTGTCCACCGACACCGACCTGGCCGCGGCGTTGTGTGCCCGGCTGGCCGCCGCACGGTCGGATGTGCTGGTCGGACCGGCCATCGCCTACGGCGCCAGCGGTGAGCACGCGGGCTTTCCCGGCACGTTGTCGATCGGGCAGGCGGCCCTGGAACTGCTGGTGGTCGAGCTGTGCCGCTCGGCTACCGACACCTTCGACCGGATCCTGCTGGTCAACTGGCACGGCGGCAACATCGAACCGCTGCGCCGGGCGAAGGATCTGTTGCGCGCCGAGTCCCGTGACGTGCGTCTCCACCTGCCGCGCTTCGACGGCGACCCGCACGCGGGGCGGTCGGAGACGGCGCTGCAACTGGCTCTCGCGCCCGAGCGTGTGCGTGGCGACCGCGCCGTGGCGGGGGACACCCGGCCACTGGCCGAACTGCTGCCGCTGCTGCGCGCGGGCGGGGTGCGCGCGGTCAGCCCCAACGGTGTGCTCGGTGACCCTGCGGGCGCGACCGCCGCCGAGGGCGCGGCCCTGCTCGATCACCTGAGCGCCGACCTGCTCGACCGAACCCGGCTCTGGTGGCCGGAGCGGAACTCCCCGGAAAGGACCGGAATATGA
- a CDS encoding MarR family transcriptional regulator, with protein sequence MTDPQWLDDVEMRAWLGFVRTRDLIAAAVGRDSTRESDLTYVEYSVLAYLAEEPDHRLTFAALAAKLEWSQSRLSHQITRMEKRELVVREPIPDDARRTAAKLTPRGAEVLTGAAPAHVQSVRRHMIDILDRQQLAALADIYDTLLTHHRRAAAEN encoded by the coding sequence GTGACCGATCCCCAGTGGCTGGATGACGTCGAGATGCGCGCCTGGTTGGGTTTCGTGCGCACCCGCGATCTCATCGCCGCGGCGGTCGGGCGGGATTCCACCAGGGAGTCCGACCTCACCTACGTCGAATACTCGGTCCTGGCCTATCTGGCCGAGGAGCCGGACCACCGGCTCACCTTCGCCGCGCTCGCGGCCAAGCTCGAATGGTCGCAGAGCAGGCTCTCCCATCAGATCACCCGGATGGAGAAACGCGAGTTGGTCGTCCGGGAGCCGATCCCCGACGACGCCCGCCGCACCGCCGCGAAACTCACCCCGCGCGGCGCCGAGGTGCTGACCGGCGCCGCGCCCGCGCACGTGCAGAGCGTGCGCAGGCACATGATCGACATCCTCGACCGCCAGCAGCTGGCCGCGTTGGCCGACATCTACGACACCCTGCTCACCCACCACCGGAGAGCGGCGGCCGAGAACTGA